A window of the Danio aesculapii chromosome 10, fDanAes4.1, whole genome shotgun sequence genome harbors these coding sequences:
- the LOC130236447 gene encoding uncharacterized protein LOC130236447, whose product MSGLVSLQGSSGSTTAYATSGSGQMVFAQGERASFLSKTGVSGQSTNDQSSPSLSSSAASGTTYGVTTQAQGTSQFAPGSSSPYATISLPKYATSQLVTGPSSKQFTTVYGTKTGSSAPFTLQGSTTYGGPIQTQDASSQFVSGSSTPYVTVSLPQGVTSQSAVPSSKQITSVYSTQTGSSAPFTLQRLVQAQDATSQVVSASSPYVALSLPQDVTSQLTPLPSSKQITTVYSTETGSSTPFTLQGSTTYGGLLQAQDSTSQVSVSSTPYVAVSLPQGVTSQSAVPSSKQITSVYSTQTGSSAPFTLQRLVQAQDATSQVVSGSSTPYVAVSLPQGVTSQPAVPSSKQITSVYSTPTGSSALFTLQGLIQGQDSSRVIFGSSAPYVPVPQDVNSQLTSVPSSKQITSVYSTQTGSSAPFTLQRLVQAQDATSQVVSESSSPHVTVSLPQDVTSLSTTVPSSKKPITSVYGTPTGSSALFPLQGSVQRQDSNPVVSVSSPYVAVSLPQAFNSQSGGPSSKQITSVYSTQTGSSAPFTLQRLVQAQDATSQVVSGSSPYVALPLPQDVTSQLTPLPSSKQITTVYSTETGSSTPFTLQGSTTYGGLLQAQDSTSQVSVSSTPYVAVSLPQGVTSQSAVPSSKQITSVYSTQTGSSAPFTLQRLVQAQDATSQVVSASSPYVALSLPQDVTSQLTSLPSSKQITSVYGTQTGSSAPFTLQGSTTYGGLLQVQDTTSQVVSGSSPYVAVSFPQGVTSQSAVPSSMQVTSVYGTQTGSSAPFALQGLLQGQDSTSQDVSVSSPYVALSLPQSITGQSAVPSSKQITSVYGTQTGSSAPFRLQGPLQTKDSPSSVVKTLTSYFSKPSSSSTTLRRYNSK is encoded by the coding sequence ATGAGTGGTTTAGTGTCTCTTCAGGGCTCATCCGGATCAACCACTGCATATGCTACAAGTGGTTCTGGACAAATGGTTTTTGCACAAGGGGAACGTGCCAGCTTCCTTTCCAAGACTGGAGTTTCTGGCCAGTCCACTAATGACCAGAGCTCCCCTAGTCTTTCTAGTTCAGCAGCTTCAGGTACCACCTATGGCGTAACTACTCAGGCTCAAGGTACAAGTCAGTTTGCTCCAGGATCTTCTTCCCCATATGCAACCATCTCATTGCCCAAATATGCTACTAGTCAGTTGGTGACTGGGCCAAGTTCAAAGCAATTTACCACAGTCTATGGCACCAAGACTGGATCCTCTGCTCCTTTCACTCTGCAAGGAAGTACCACTTATGGTGGACCAATCCAGACTCAAGATGCCTCAAGTCAGTTTGTTTCAGGATCTTCAACCCCATACGTTACTGTATCCTTGCCCCAAGGTGTTACTAGTCAGTCAGCTGTGCCAAGTTCAAAGCAGATTACTTCAGTCTATAGCACCCAGACAGGATCCTCTGCTCCTTTCACCTTACAAAGACTTGTCCAGGCTCAAGATGCAACAAGCCAGGTTGTATCAGCATCATCCCCCTATGTAGCGCTATCATTGCCCCAAGATGTTACTAGTCAGTTGACTCCTCTGCCAAGTTCAAAGCAAATCACTACTGTCTATAGCACCGAGACTGGATCTTCTACCCCTTTCACTTTGCAAGGAAGCACAACATATGGGGGACTTCTCCAGGCTCAAGATTCAACAAGCCAGGTTTCAGTATCCTCAACCCCATACGTAGCTGTATCACTGCCCCAAGGTGTTACTAGTCAGTCAGCTGTGCCAAGTTCAAAGCAGATCACTTCAGTCTATAGCACCCAGACTGGATCCTCTGCTCCTTTCACCTTACAAAGACTTGTCCAGGCTCAAGATGCAACAAGCCAGGTTGTTTCAGGATCTTCAACACCATACGTAGCTGTATCCTTGCCCCAAGGTGTTACTAGTCAGCCAGCTGTGCCAAGTTCCAAGCAGATTACCTCTGTCTATAGCACTCCAACAGGTTCTTCTGCTCTTTTCACTTTGCAAGGACTAATCCAGGGTCAAGATTCAAGTCGGGTCATTTTTGGATCTTCAGCCCCATATGTTCCCGTTCCCCAAGATGTTAATAGTCAGTTGACATCTGTGCCAAGTTCAAAGCAGATCACTTCAGTCTATAGCACCCAGACAGGATCCTCTGCCCCCTTCACCTTGCAAAGACTTGTCCAGGCTCAAGATGCAACAAGCCAGGTTGTTTCAGAATCATCTTCCCCACATGTAACCGTATCATTGCCTCAAGATGTTACTAGTCTGTCAACAACTGTGCCTAGTTCAAAGAAGCCTATTACCTCAGTCTATGGCACTCCAACAGGGTCCTCTGCTCTATTCCCTTTGCAAGGATCAGTCCAGCGTCAAGATTCAAATCCGGTTGTTTCAGTATCTTCCCCATATGTGGCTGTATCATTGCCCCAAGCCTTTAATAGTCAGTCAGGTGGGCCAAGTTCAAAGCAGATTACTTCTGTCTATAGCACCCAGACAGGTTCCTCTGCCCCCTTCACCTTGCAAAGACTTGTCCAGGCTCAAGATGCAACAAGCCAGGTTGTTTCAGGATCATCCCCCTATGTAGCGCTACCATTGCCCCAAGATGTTACTAGTCAGTTGACTCCTCTGCCAAGTTCAAAGCAAATCACTACTGTCTATAGCACCGAGACTGGATCTTCTACCCCTTTCACTTTACAAGGAAGCACAACATATGGGGGACTTCTCCAGGCTCAAGATTCAACAAGCCAGGTTTCAGTATCCTCAACCCCATACGTAGCTGTATCACTGCCCCAAGGTGTTACTAGTCAGTCAGCTGTGCCAAGTTCAAAGCAGATCACTTCAGTCTATAGCACCCAGACAGGTTCCTCTGCCCCCTTCACCTTGCAAAGACTTGTCCAGGCTCAAGATGCAACAAGCCAGGTTGTTTCAGCATCATCCCCCTATGTAGCGCTATCATTGCCCCAAGATGTTACTAGTCAGTTGACTTCTCTGCCAAGTTCAAAGCAGATCACCTCTGTCTATGGCACCCAGACAGGATCCTCTGCTCCATTCACTTTGCAAGGAAGCACCACATACGGTGGACTTCTCCAGGTTCAGGATACAACAAGTCAGGTTGTTTCAGGATCTTCCCCATATGTAGCTGTTTCCTTTCCCCAGGGTGTTACTAGTCAGTCAGCAGTGCCAAGTTCAATGCAGGTTACCTCTGTCTATGGCACCCAGACAGGATCCTCTGCTCCTTTTGCTTTGCAAGGACTACTCCAGGGTCAAGATTCAACAAGTCAAGATGTTTCTGTGTCTTCCCCATACGTAGCTCTATCATTGCCACAAAGTATTACTGGTCAGTCAGCTGTGCCAAGTTCAAAGCAGATTACCTCCGTCTATGGCACCCAGACAGGATCCTCTGCACCTTTCCGTTTGCAAGGACCACTTCAAACTAAAGATTCCCCATCCTCTGTCGTCAAGACCTTAACTTCCTATTTTTCTAAACCTTCCAGTAGTTCTACTACTTTAAGACGCTACAACTCCAAGTGA